In Microbacterium sp. No. 7, the genomic window AACCGCCCCCCGGCCGTTTCGCGCCGCGCGGCCGGTTGTATCGTGTGGACAAGTAATGGTGCTCGCCGGCGGGGCAAGCGCCATCGGCGGGCCGCGACTGCCAGTGGAGCCGAACGTGACGATCAGCTGCGTGATCCCGACACATGACCGCAACGACTTCCTGCGCGAGAGCCTGGAGTCGATCGGCGCGCAGACCCTGCCGCCGCTCGAGGTGATCGTCGCGTCCGACATCCCGAACCCCGAGGCCGAGCGGATCACGCACGAGTTCTCGCAGCGGTCGGGCATCGAGGCGCGCTTCGTCGACAACTCCGCGGGCGCGGGCGCCTCGTCGTCCCGCAACGCGGGGGCCGCCGTCGCGCGCGGCGACCTGCTCGCGTTCCTCGATGACGACGACCTGTGGAGGCCCGGCTACCTCGAGCAGGCGTCCGCGGCGATGACGCGCGACGACGTCGACCTGGTCGTGACCTGGATCTCCAAGTTCTCGGGCGACGTCGTGCAGGACGGCGCCAACATGCCGCCCGGTCTGAGCCACACGCGGGTCGCCGCGGTCAACCCCGGCGCCACGGGATCGAACGTGCTGCTGCGCCGTTCGGCCTTCGACGACGTCGGCGGGTACGACATCGGGCTGCCGGTGCGCAACGACACCGACTTCCTCTACCGCTTCCTCGCCGCGGGCAAGACCTACGCGGTCGTCTCCGCGCGCAACGTGCTGCAGCGCAAGCACGACCGCGGCCAGCTGATGAGCCTCACCGAGGCGCGGGCGCGCGGCACCGAGCTCTATCTCGCGAAGCACGGCGCCTCGCTGCGCCTGCGCGACCGCAACCGCATCCGCGGGTCGATCCACCGCATCCGGTTCCACTCGTCGAGAACGCTCCCGGCCAAGCTGAAGCACGCGTTCCTCATCGTGGTCCTGAGCCCCGTCGACATCATGACCCTGTTGCGTGACATCAAGCACCGCCGGATGGTGCTCGTCCGGCCGCTGGAGGAGAGGACATCGTGAGCAGCAAGAGACCGCTGGCGCTCGTCGTCGGAGCGAACTTCGAGAACCAGGGCGCGAACCTCATGCTCCTGCGCGTGCGCGACAAGCTCGCCGAGTGGGGCTGGGACGTCGTGCTCGACTACAGCACGGGCACGCCCGAGCAGCGCGCGCAGTACGGCGTGCGCACGCTCGCGCCCCGCAAGGTCGAGCGCAACGCGCCGTGGGCCGACCTGAGCGTGCTCAACGGCGTGCTGCCCTCGCGCCTGCGCTTCGTGTACCCGCGCGAGATCTCCGCCGTGCTCGACATCTCGGGGTTCCGCTACGCCGACCAGTGGACGCGGCTCAACCTCGAGGGCTCGGCGCGCCGCCTCGAGGCGTGGTCGCAGCGCGGCCGCGCCGTCGTCATGCTGCCGCAGGCGTTCGGCCCCTTCGAGGAGACCGCCGACCCGGCCCGCACGCTGCTCGGCTCGTGCGCCGTCATCTACGCGCGCGATCCCGACTCGTACCGCTACCTCAGCGAGCTGGCCACGGCGTCGGGCCTCGACGGCGCGAACATCCGGCAGTCGCCCGACTTCACGGCGGAGCAGGCCGGGCGGGCGCCGGCGGGTCTGCAGCATCTCGCGGGGGCGGTTCCGCTCGTGCCCAACTGGAACATCCGGGAACGGCTGCTCGGCAACGACACCGACGCGTACCTCGACGTGCTCGAGGCGTTCGTGACCGAGGTCAGGGCCGCCGGCCTCACCCCCTACGGCCTGTCGCACGAGGGCGATCGCGACCTCGCCATCCTCACCGCGCTGCGCGAGCGCACGGGCGACCTCGAGCTCGTCAGCGGTCTCCGCGAGCTGGAGCTGAAGGCCCTCATCGGCTCGGCGCACGTCGTCGTGTCGGGCCGGTTCCACGCCGTGTCGAGCGCGCTCGCGCAGAGCGTGCCGACGCTCGTGCACTCGTGGAGCCACAAGTACGCGTGGATGGGCGCCGACTACGGTGTGCGCGAGTTCGTCGTCGACCCCGCCCGCCCCGCACACGAGCAGGTCGAGGTGCTGCGCGGGCTGCTGGCCCGCCGCGAGGAGGTGTCGCAGACCATCCGGGCGGCGTCCGAGACCGTCGAGGCCTCGGTCGCGCGCATGTGGGACGACCTCGACGGCATCCTGAGGAGCGTCACTGCAGCACGGTGATGCCCGCGTTCGCGCCGGATAAGGGCAGGTTGATCGCGATCGCGCCGGGGGCGGAGAGCACGTCGACGCCGCGCACCGCGATCGAGGCGACCGGCTGGTGGTTGGCGACCGAGACGCCGCGGATCATCGCCGTCGTCGTGCCCGACGAGATGACGCGCACGCCGTCGATCGTCTCGATGCCGCCGACGTAGATCTGGTCGGGCGCCACGCTGTGCGGCTTGTACCCCGGCGACGTCGCCACGAACCGGCTGACGGCGGCGTTGTCGGTGTCGCGCAGGATGCCGACGACGTTCGCCAGGCGGATCGGCTTCCGCGAGTGCAGGCACGTCGCGTAGAACATCATCTGGCGACCGCTCGACGTCACGTCCTCCACCTCGAGGGTCAGCCCCTCGACGTCCCAGCGGGTGTCGGGGTGCTGGCCCTCGATGAGGTTCATCGGGAACTCGGTGTTCGGCGGATGGCCGAGGTGGAAGTGCCGCACCGCCGCGCTGACGCGGCGCATCGTGACGAGGCCGACCTGCCAGTTGTGGGTCCAGCCCAGGGCGCCCGCGCGCTCGAGGATCGAGTACTCGCCGCGGTCGACGCCGTCGCTCGTCGTGCCGTCGATGAGCGACGAGCTGTCCTCGATGGTGAGGAACGCGAGCGGGTAGATGTCGCCGCGCTGCACCCCGGTCGACGGATCGACGTCGCCGTCGCGGTCGTAGAAGATGTCGATCGGCGAGCCGCGGAAGCTCTGCTTGACGGCGCCCGGACGGATCGCGTCGCCCGTGACGACGTTGCGGTAGTTGCGGATCGTCACGCGCGTCTGAGAGGGGTACTGCGGACGCTGCGAGTACCGGATGATGATGCCGGCGCGGTTCGCGTTGACCGACACCATGTTCTCGACGAGCACCTCGCGGAACCCGCCGATCTCCAGCGAGTCGTCGCCGATGTTCGTGACCGCGATGTTGCGCACGGTCGCCGAGCCGCCGACGATGTTGCCGCCCACGTACACCGAGCAGTGCATGCGCGCCCGCTGGTAGTGCGTGTCCTGGGTATGGATCACGTCGTCGATCTCGATGCCGTCCATCCAGATCGAGTAGTGCCGGCCGACGTACGCGACCACCCCGACCGCGAGGGCCGTGTTGTGCGTGCGCACCTGCGAGATGCGGATGTCGGTCATCCACGTCCAGCCGTTCGCGTAGGCGGTCTGGCGGCTCCAGTACGTGTCGAGCGACCAGTTCTGCCACATGCTCACCCACGGGTGCGTCAGCCCGTTGGCGAGGGGGTTCGCCTCGGCCTCGCGCACGTGCACGGTGCTGAACCAGATCGCCGACGACTCGCCCGACTTGTCCGCGACGCCGAAGACGTCGATGTCGCGGATCTCGATGTTCTGCACGCACACGTACGTCTGCCGCGTCGACCACGCGGGGACGGTGCCGATGACGATGTGGCCGTTGCCCGTCGTGAAGTTGTTGTCCACGGCGAAGCCCGTGAACGTGAAGTTGCGGAAGATCGCGGGCTCGGCGGGCCGTTCGGCGCGCACCGTGGCGGTCGTGCCCGCGGGTGAGTAGCTCATGCCGAGGTCGACCCATTCGACGCCCGTGTCGGTGTCGATGTAGAACAGGTTCCTCGCCGCGTTGTCCTGCAGCCGGATCACCGACGCACGGTTCCAGCCGCCCGCGCCGCGGAAGTGGATGCTGCCCATGAGGTTGACCCGCAGCCCGAATCCCATCTCCTTGGGATAGAGCGCCTTGGGCGTGCGGTCGGACTCGCGCACGATGGGGACGCGCTCCCAGGCCTGCGTGCTGCCGATGCGCCCGACGCCCGGCGGGATCACGAACTCGACGTCCTCGCCGTCGGCGGCGAGCGCGTGCGCGGCGTCGAGCGCGGCCTGGAAGGCGGGGCGGATGTCCGAGACGCCGGTCCACGTCTCGCCCGGTGCGAGATGGTCGCGCGGGTCGACGGTCGCGGTCGTCGCGGCCGCCGCCGGGAGCGCGGCGTACGACGACGCGAGCAGGCTCGCGACGGGGACGGCGGTCGCGCTCAGCGCGAGGAACGTCCGTCGCGTGACCCTGACGCCTCTGTCGTTCTCGTCGTCCTTGTCGCCCGCTCTGCTCATCCTGACCTCCTCGTGGAGGAACCAGTAGAACACGTCGCGTCGAGTCGCGAAAGCGGGGTCGGCCGCAACAACCGCTCGAGCGGTCGCTCGACGATGCGATGCAGCATCCATGCGGCGACGACCGATGCGCCGAGCGCCGCCGCGAGCAGCGCCCAGCGCACGGCGGGCACGGGTGCCCCGGGCGAGGCCTCCGCCTGGTCGACCCAGTCGAGCCCGCCGGCGACGGAGAACACCGCGATGAGCACCATCGCGTGCAGCAGGTAGAAGCAGTACGACCAGACGCCCAGCTCGACGAACGGCCGCCGGCGGAGGAGGCTGGGCGACCCTCGCAGATCGGCCGTGGCGAGCGCGCCGATGAGCACGACGAAGGGGAGGAGCGTCACGGCGTAGCGGCTGAGCGCGTACGGCGCGAGCGCGGCGACGCCGCAGCCCGCGGCGGCCAGCGCGAACGCGCACCACAGCGGCACCGGCATCCGCAGCCCGCGCCGGAAGGCGATGCCGAGCACCACGCCGATCACGAACTCCATGAGGCGCAGCGGCGGGAAGAGCACGAGGAGCCACCGCGTGAGGTCCGTCGCCGGCGCGCCCGAGAGGGCCAGCGCCGTGCCGAGGCTCGCGAGGGCGGCGCCCGACCCGACGAGCACGAGCGTCGGCGCCGTGCGATGCGCCAGGAGCCGGTGGATCCACGGGAAGAGCAGGTAGAAGAACGCCTCGCACGACAGGCTCCAGAACACGGCGCTGCCGGCGAAGTAGGCGATCCGCAGCGGCACCCACGCCTGCAGCAGCGTCGGCGGGAGCAGCACGTCCCAGAGCGACACCGTCCCGCCCACGGTGCCGACCGCGAGCGAGACCAGCCACGCGGCGAGGAACGCCGGGTAGATGCGCGCGAAGCGCCGCCGGTAGTACAGCGCCGCACGGTCGGCGGGGCCCGCCGACCACGCCATCACGAAGCCGCTGAGCAGGAAGAAGAGCGAGACGCCCGCCATGCCCGCGGCGAAGAGGCCGAGCCCGCCCTCGCCCAGATAGTGGATGCCGTGGTAGCCGAACACCAGGAGGGCGGCGAGGAACCGCACGCCGGTCAGGGAGTCGAGCCGGGGCGTCGCGGTCGGGGGCGGCGCAGTCATAGGCCTCAGTATCGGGTTGCGCCGTTACGCAGGGGTTGCGGGCAGCGGTCGATCTGTGTGCGACCGCGGGTCGCGGCTCAGCGCGCCGCGCCGTCGCGCGCCGCGAGCCATTCCCGTTCGACGCGCGGGAACACGACGTCGGCGGCGTACGTCGACGTCACGCGCGCGTGCGCGCGGACCGCGTGCTCCTCCCAGGCGCCGTCCGTCGTCGCCGCCGACAGCGCGCGCGTCAGGGCGGCCAGGTCGCCGGCGTCGACGAGCATCCCCGCGCCGTCGGCGAGGGCCTGCGGGGTGCCGCCGACGCGCGTCGCGACGACGCACGTCCACCGCGCCATCGCCTCGAGCACGAACATCGGCAGGCCCTCGCGGTACGACGGCAGGCACGCGACGCGCGCGCGGTCGAGCAGGGCCAGCAGCTCGTCGTGCGGGATCGCGCCGAGGTAGTCGACGTCGGGCGCCGCGCGGTCGACGACGGCCTCGTCGACGATAGGGCCGGCGAACACGAGGCGGTGGCCGCGGCGGTCGTCGAGGTCCCGCCATGCCCGCACGAGCAGGTCGGCGCCCTTGCGCGGCCCCACCTCGCCGCCGAACACGACGAGGGCCTCCGTGTCGCGCCGGGGCGCCGGGTCGACGGCGTTCGGCAGCAGCGTGACGACGAGGCCGGGGGCGACGGCCCGGGCCATCGCGGCGGTCTCGGCGTTCAGCGCGAGCGCGCGGCGGGCGCGGCGCAGCACGGCGCCGACGAGCGCGGGATGCCGCTCCGCGAACTCGACGAAACGGCTGCCGTGCAGCTGGGCGACCGTCGCGACGCCGCGCAGGCGCGCGAGCAGCAGGACCGCCCCCTCGCGCACGAACGAGCCGCCCTCCGAGAGGTGGCACACGACGACGTCGTGCCGGCGGCTCGGCCGCGTCGCGACCGTCGCCAGGGCGCGGGCGAAGAGGGCGAGGCGCCGCGGCCACGACCCGTCGCCGTGGCTCGCGACGCCGCGCTGGGTCGTCGCGAACGACGGCCAGCCGAGATAGGCGCGGATGACCTGGCTCATGCCGCCCGGCGCCGGCTCGACCTGGCCGACGTGCCAGATCGTGGGCGCGCGCGTCACCCCGGCTCCCAAGCGGGCGGCTCGACGAGCGCGTCGATGCGGAACGCCGTCGCGTCCGTGATCGTCGCGGCATCCAGCTCCGTCGTCTCGCGCACGACGGCCAGCCCGCGCTCGGCGAGCAGCGCGCCGAGCTGCGCCTGATGGTCGTCGGCGTGCTCGCCGCGGCTCGACCGGCGCACGAGCACGACGGGGTGGTGGCCCGCGTCGAACAGCATCATGAGCGTGCCGACGCCCGCGTGGCAGACCACGATGTCGCTGCGCGCGATGAAGGCGCTCATCTCCTCAGGGCTCACCGTCGTGTGCGCCTCGCCCGGCAGATCGTGCCGCGTCGTGGCGCCGAGCTGCCAGATCGTGCGCTCGTCGGCGAGGCCGGTCGCGAGCACGGCGTCGACGGCACTGTCGAACCGGTAGCCCTCGATCGTGCCGAGCGTGACGAGGATGCGAGGCCGGTCGGTCGCCCGTCCCGGGT contains:
- a CDS encoding glycosyltransferase family 2 protein is translated as MTISCVIPTHDRNDFLRESLESIGAQTLPPLEVIVASDIPNPEAERITHEFSQRSGIEARFVDNSAGAGASSSRNAGAAVARGDLLAFLDDDDLWRPGYLEQASAAMTRDDVDLVVTWISKFSGDVVQDGANMPPGLSHTRVAAVNPGATGSNVLLRRSAFDDVGGYDIGLPVRNDTDFLYRFLAAGKTYAVVSARNVLQRKHDRGQLMSLTEARARGTELYLAKHGASLRLRDRNRIRGSIHRIRFHSSRTLPAKLKHAFLIVVLSPVDIMTLLRDIKHRRMVLVRPLEERTS
- a CDS encoding polysaccharide pyruvyl transferase family protein, which produces MSSKRPLALVVGANFENQGANLMLLRVRDKLAEWGWDVVLDYSTGTPEQRAQYGVRTLAPRKVERNAPWADLSVLNGVLPSRLRFVYPREISAVLDISGFRYADQWTRLNLEGSARRLEAWSQRGRAVVMLPQAFGPFEETADPARTLLGSCAVIYARDPDSYRYLSELATASGLDGANIRQSPDFTAEQAGRAPAGLQHLAGAVPLVPNWNIRERLLGNDTDAYLDVLEAFVTEVRAAGLTPYGLSHEGDRDLAILTALRERTGDLELVSGLRELELKALIGSAHVVVSGRFHAVSSALAQSVPTLVHSWSHKYAWMGADYGVREFVVDPARPAHEQVEVLRGLLARREEVSQTIRAASETVEASVARMWDDLDGILRSVTAAR
- a CDS encoding acyltransferase family protein, whose protein sequence is MTAPPPTATPRLDSLTGVRFLAALLVFGYHGIHYLGEGGLGLFAAGMAGVSLFFLLSGFVMAWSAGPADRAALYYRRRFARIYPAFLAAWLVSLAVGTVGGTVSLWDVLLPPTLLQAWVPLRIAYFAGSAVFWSLSCEAFFYLLFPWIHRLLAHRTAPTLVLVGSGAALASLGTALALSGAPATDLTRWLLVLFPPLRLMEFVIGVVLGIAFRRGLRMPVPLWCAFALAAAGCGVAALAPYALSRYAVTLLPFVVLIGALATADLRGSPSLLRRRPFVELGVWSYCFYLLHAMVLIAVFSVAGGLDWVDQAEASPGAPVPAVRWALLAAALGASVVAAWMLHRIVERPLERLLRPTPLSRLDATCSTGSSTRRSG
- a CDS encoding glycosyltransferase family 4 protein, which gives rise to MTRAPTIWHVGQVEPAPGGMSQVIRAYLGWPSFATTQRGVASHGDGSWPRRLALFARALATVATRPSRRHDVVVCHLSEGGSFVREGAVLLLARLRGVATVAQLHGSRFVEFAERHPALVGAVLRRARRALALNAETAAMARAVAPGLVVTLLPNAVDPAPRRDTEALVVFGGEVGPRKGADLLVRAWRDLDDRRGHRLVFAGPIVDEAVVDRAAPDVDYLGAIPHDELLALLDRARVACLPSYREGLPMFVLEAMARWTCVVATRVGGTPQALADGAGMLVDAGDLAALTRALSAATTDGAWEEHAVRAHARVTSTYAADVVFPRVEREWLAARDGAAR
- a CDS encoding glycosyltransferase, with the protein product MPRRTLFVASSGGHVSELLRLLPHIEPTDDSLWVTFDTPQTRSLLSGRRVEFVRYVRPRDPVGVLRAIPQFTRILRRERFDLVVSTGAGIALAALPQARLRGMRALYIESVARVSGPSLTGSILSVLHACELRTQHPAWARGRWQVHPGVLGNYQRVPDPGRATDRPRILVTLGTIEGYRFDSAVDAVLATGLADERTIWQLGATTRHDLPGEAHTTVSPEEMSAFIARSDIVVCHAGVGTLMMLFDAGHHPVVLVRRSSRGEHADDHQAQLGALLAERGLAVVRETTELDAATITDATAFRIDALVEPPAWEPG